The Terriglobus roseus region CAACACGCGGCCCCTGCCCATATCCAGCGTCGCGCCCGTCGTCACCGGCGAACCCAACACATAAATACCGCTCACCGGATCCACCGGATAGAAACCAAGCGCACTCAGGAAGTACCAGGCCGACATCTGGCCCACGTCCTCATTGCCCTGCATGCCATCCGGCTCTGCCTTGTACATCGTGTCAATCAGGCTGCGCACACGGCTCTGTGTCTTGTGCGGAGCACCCGCATACACATACAGATACGCAATGTGATGCGACGGCTCATTGCCATGCGCATACTGCCCCACCATGCCCGCAATATCCGGCGGCGCATAAGACGGCAGCGTGCTCGGCTGATTAAACAACGCATCCAGCTTCGTCACAAACGGCGCATTGCCACCAATCATCTTGATCATGCCGCCCGGATCACACTGCACCGTAAACGTCGTCTGCCACGCATTGCTCTCCGTGTAGTCCCACCACTTCTCCCAGTGCCGCATTTCAATCGGATCAAACGGCGTGGTCCACTCACCATTCGAAAGCTTCGGACGCAGGAAGCCCACACTCGCATCCCAGTTGTTCAGATATCCCTTTGACATCTTCAACCGCTCATCGCGTTCCGCCGTCATGCCCAACCGCGAAGCAATGTTCGCCATCGCCCAGTCGTCATAGCAGAACTCCACATGCTTCGACACCGATTCGCCTTCAAGATCAGCCGGGATATATCCATGCTCCTTGTGCCACGTCATGCCCTGCACATCATCCGCACGGCCCTTCTGCAACATCGCATACGCACGCTTGTAGTCAGCCGTGAAGCCCTTCTTCTGCGCCTCTGCAATGACAGAAGAACAATGAAAGCCCGTCATGCACTCCGTCTCACGACCCCACAGTGGCCACACCGGCGCACCCGCAGGACTCTCCTCACCCATGCGGATCAGCGTATTCACAAACTGCGGCACACGCTCCGGCTCAATAATCGTGTACGCCGGATGCGCACCACGGAACGTATCCCACAGCGAGAACGTGGTGTAGTTACGCTCGCCCGCCGGCAGCGTCTTCACGGTGTTATCCATCGCCCGATAGCGGCCATCCACATCGTCAAACAGCACCGGCCCCAGGCTCATGTGATACAGCGACGTGTAAAAGATCGTGCGATGCGTCTCGTCAATGAACGAAGCACGCACCTTGCCCAACTGCCTACGCCAAGCCGCCGCCGCCATCATGCGCGTGCCATCAAAGTCGAAGCCTTTGACCTCAGCGGCAATATTCTTCGCAGCACCCGCAGTATCCACCGCGCTGATGCCCGTTTTTACAACGATCGTTTCGTTCGCCTTCGTATCGAAGTACAGAACAGCCTTCAGGTTCACACCCTCAGCCTTCTTGCCACTCACAGGCTGATCGTCTGAAAAGATCTCCACCTTCTTCGGCTTCTTCGAAAACTGCATGGAGAAGTAAGCATGACGCCCGTTGCCCCATCCATTCGTCACATGCCCACCCTGCAACGTATCGCCCGCAAGCTCCACCTCGCTGCTCACAACGGTGGTGCCCCGCTTCGTCAGGTGCGCATGGTGCAGATCAACAATCAGGTAAGCCTCATCACTCTTCGGAAACGTGTAACGATGCACACCCACACGCTCCGTCGCTGTCAGCTCCGCCTTGATCTTGTACGTGTCCAGCATCACCGAGTAGTAGCCCGGCGTCGTCACCTCGGTGCTGTGCGTAAAGCGCGAACGATATCCCTCTTCCGGATTCTTCCGGTCGCCCGGCACCAGCTTCGCTTTGCCCGTACCCGCCATCACCAGAAAGTCCAGCAGATCGCCCACGCCCGTACCGCTCAAATGCGTATGGCTGAAGCCCATAATGCTGTCGTCAGTAATGTGGTATCCGCTGCTCCAGTCCCATCCATCGTTGTACGTATCCGGCGAAAGCTGCACCGCACCAAACGGCATGCTCGCACCCGGATAGCAGTGCCCATGCCCACCCGTACCAATGCGCGGGTCCACCCACTGCAACACATCATCCTTGGCAACAGCCTTTTGCGAAAGCGCCATCATCGAGCGCGATTCCATATGAGCAAGCGTGGCGGCAACAGCAGCGGATTCCAGAAATCTACGACGAGTAATCATGTGACATCTCCAACTGCCGTTCATCCTACCAAGGCAACAGTACAGCTGAAAAAACAAAGGCCACGCAGAAGTTCTCTGCGTGGCCTTTGCTGTTTGCGATTGATTGTTAGAACGAGTACTTCGCCGAAAGCTGCAACATGCGCGGTCCGGAACGCGTCGTGCTGATGCGCCCAAACGTGCCGCTCGCAGAGTCTTGCGCTGTGCCATCCGGGTTACCGTAGCTTGCAATGTTCAGCACGTTCGACGCATCCACACGGAAGCTGATTCTCTGGCTATCCGTAATGTTGAAGTCCTTGAACACTGAAGCGTCATACTGCTGGTAACCAGGCGTGCGCTCCGTGCCAGGGCGCTGCGGGCTGATCACACCATCCGCAGGCAAACCGTACGCACACACACCGTTGTCCACGCCCGCGGTAAGGCAAGGCGTAGCGGAAGCATCGGTACCAAACCAGTGCTGCACGCTGCGATTCACAATCTTCAACGGACGGTACTTCACCATGCGCTGCTGATTGCTGTTCACACCAGAGTTCACGTTGTTGCTGGTGATCGTGATGGGGAAGCCCGTGTACACAAAACCAGAGGCAGCCACACGCCATCCGCCAACAAACTCGTCCACCACGCGTGGCATGTTGCCGCCAAACTTGCGGCCACGGCCAAACGGCAGTTCATACGTCGCCGTGAAGTTCACGTTATGACGAACGTCTGTACCGCTCGGACCGTATTCCAGCGAGTTATTACGAGGATCCGCAGCATACGCGCTCGCTCCGGTAACGTTCGAAACACCATAGAAACCAATGCTGTTCGTCAACGCCTTCGCATACGCGTAGTTCGCCGTGAACTGCAGACCGCCACGCAGCCGCTGACGGAACGTAGCCTGCAGTGCGTTGTAGTTCGCCATCGCTTCCGATGCTGTCAAAGGCACCGTTCCCGACTGACCAACCACCTGGTAGTACGGCGACTTGTTCACCGCAAAGCAGGCAGCCGAGTTATACGCCACTAGCGATCCGTTCACAAAGCATGGCGCAGTCAACTGGTTCGCTGCCACAGCCTGGATCAGGTGATACGCATACTGACCCACGTAGCCCACCTGGAACGACGAGTAGTTGTTCAACTGGTACTCGCTCGTCAGGCTGTACTCCGTCACGGTTGATGGCTTCAGATTCGGAGCCCACGCACGGAACTTCCCACTGCAACTCGGATCGGTTGTGTATGAGCAGGTCGCATTTGCGTTCTGCGTGAATGCGTTCTCAGCCGTGGTGTACGTACCCGCAGCAGAAGCGGTAGGCGCGCCACCCGTGTATGAAATCGACGACTGGAATGGCGGGTTGATCGTCAGGCGAAGGTTCGCGCCCGTGCCTTCCATGTAGGTCGTCGTGCCAAAGCCACCACGCACCACAAGCTTCTGCTTCGGATTCCACGAGAAGCCAACACGCGGCATAAAGTTCGTCCACGTGGGGTTGTACAGCGCGCGGCTATTGCCGTTCTGTCCTGCCAGTTCAATCGCACCGGTTGTCAGGTTCAGGTTGGCTTGCTTGTTGTTCACTTCATAGATTGGCTGGTCGTATTCCCAACGCAGACCCAGGTTCACCGTCAGCGTCGGCATCAGCTTCCAGTCATCTTGAACAAACCACGCATCACGCCACTGGCGCTGGCCCGTGTGTCCTGCCAGCGTGCCGCGGCCTGCGGAGCTCGCACGGTCAAGATAGAAGTCCGCCACACCAAAGCCGCTCGCACCACTCACACCAGTGTTCGCCGTGTACTGGCCGTTGTAGCTGATCTGGCCCTGCGCACCATCGTTGCCCGTGTACAGGCTGTTCTGCTGATAGCGGATGAACTGTGCGCCCATCTTGATAACGTGATTGCCCTTCTGGATCGTCAGGTTATCGCCATAGGTGAAGTTGTTCATCACGTTGTCGGAGTAAATGCCAGAGTTACCAAACGCCGCGCCACCACTGCTCGAGGAAAGGTTGTTGCCATCCGCATTGATGTTCTGCGCTGCAAATCCCGGAACCGGGCTGCCACCGCCAATGCCAACAGTTGCGTTGCCATTCGTACCGAAGACACCGGTTGTATCTGTGGGCACGCCCTGATGCCATGCCGTACGGAAGAAGCCAGCGCGGAACTCATTCTGAATGGTCGGCGTAAACGTGTGAACGTAGTTGATCGCTACGCCCTTCGTCGGATACGTCGAAGCCGTGGGGAACGCCAGCGCAATGGGCGACGTGTTGGTATCGCCCGCCGTGCTCTGGCTGTAGCGCACAAACATCGTGTCCTTGTCGCGGTAGCGGTAGTCCACCTTCGTATCAAACTGATCGTTGTAAATGCGCTGCTTCGTCACGCCACGGAAGTTGCCCGTCGTGATCGTGCCTGCCTGTGCCGCCTGGTTCGGCAACGGATACAGTTCAGGATGCGCAAACAGGTAGCGTGCCACCGGGTTCAGCGCGGTCGTCGGCAACTGGTTATTTACAAACGCGGGCTTGCCTGCTGCCTGCGCGTCATACAACTGGTACGGCACCTCGCCAAAGTCACCCTGACGCATGCGCTGCGTGGCCACGTTCACATCCTGGTAGCCGCCCTTGTGGTATCGGTTGCCGGAGTAATCAGCAAAGAAGAACAGCTTGTCCTTCAACACCGGGCCACCGATGGTTCCACCAAAAATGTTGCTGGTCTCGCTCGTCTTCGGCACTGGCGTCGCACTCAGTCCGTTCGCCCAAGTGTTCGCGTTAAAGCTGTCGTCCGTCACGTAGTAGAAGGCGCTACCGTGGAACTTGTTCGTGCCGCTCTTCAGTAGCGCAATCACGTCGCCGCCGTTCACGTTGCCGTACTCGGCCTGCGCGTTGCTGCTCACGGTGCGGACCTGATCCAGCGCATCCGGGCTCGGGTTGTAGCCAATCGTGTTGTTGATCGTCTCGTTGATCTCAATGCCATCCAGCAGATAGTTGTTCGCCTGCTGGCGGTTCCCATTCACTGAGACCTGCGCACCACCATCCTTACTGCGCTCAATAGCATTCTGTCCGGTGAACACCGTAGGATCGGTCGCCACGGCACCCGGCGTAAAGATCGTCAGAGATGCGAAGTTACGGCCCTGCAGCGGAATGCTGTTGATCGCATGCGTATCCAGCGTCATGCCCAGTTCGCCACTCTCGGTATTCAGCAGCGGCACCAGCGACGCCTGTACTTCAACCGTCTGGTTCGCTCCTTCGGCACTCAGCTTCGCGTCAAACTTCGCGTCCTGTCCCGCCTCCAGGCTGAACGGCCCAAGGGTCTGGGGCGCAAAGCCCTTCGCTTCAATGACTACTTTGTACTGGCCCACCTGCAGGAAGTGGATGTTGTACACACCGCCGCTCGTGCTCTGGGTGGTGCTGCTCACGTTGGTCTGCACATTGGTGACCGTTACCTTTGCATTCGGCAAAACGGCACCCGACGGGTCCGTCACGGTGCCGTTCACACTGCCGGTAATGGTCTGGGCA contains the following coding sequences:
- a CDS encoding TonB-dependent receptor; this encodes MLPVALVAVSTCSYAQTITGSVNGTVTDPSGAVLPNAKVTVTNVQTNVSSTTQSTSGGVYNIHFLQVGQYKVVIEAKGFAPQTLGPFSLEAGQDAKFDAKLSAEGANQTVEVQASLVPLLNTESGELGMTLDTHAINSIPLQGRNFASLTIFTPGAVATDPTVFTGQNAIERSKDGGAQVSVNGNRQQANNYLLDGIEINETINNTIGYNPSPDALDQVRTVSSNAQAEYGNVNGGDVIALLKSGTNKFHGSAFYYVTDDSFNANTWANGLSATPVPKTSETSNIFGGTIGGPVLKDKLFFFADYSGNRYHKGGYQDVNVATQRMRQGDFGEVPYQLYDAQAAGKPAFVNNQLPTTALNPVARYLFAHPELYPLPNQAAQAGTITTGNFRGVTKQRIYNDQFDTKVDYRYRDKDTMFVRYSQSTAGDTNTSPIALAFPTASTYPTKGVAINYVHTFTPTIQNEFRAGFFRTAWHQGVPTDTTGVFGTNGNATVGIGGGSPVPGFAAQNINADGNNLSSSSGGAAFGNSGIYSDNVMNNFTYGDNLTIQKGNHVIKMGAQFIRYQQNSLYTGNDGAQGQISYNGQYTANTGVSGASGFGVADFYLDRASSAGRGTLAGHTGQRQWRDAWFVQDDWKLMPTLTVNLGLRWEYDQPIYEVNNKQANLNLTTGAIELAGQNGNSRALYNPTWTNFMPRVGFSWNPKQKLVVRGGFGTTTYMEGTGANLRLTINPPFQSSISYTGGAPTASAAGTYTTAENAFTQNANATCSYTTDPSCSGKFRAWAPNLKPSTVTEYSLTSEYQLNNYSSFQVGYVGQYAYHLIQAVAANQLTAPCFVNGSLVAYNSAACFAVNKSPYYQVVGQSGTVPLTASEAMANYNALQATFRQRLRGGLQFTANYAYAKALTNSIGFYGVSNVTGASAYAADPRNNSLEYGPSGTDVRHNVNFTATYELPFGRGRKFGGNMPRVVDEFVGGWRVAASGFVYTGFPITITSNNVNSGVNSNQQRMVKYRPLKIVNRSVQHWFGTDASATPCLTAGVDNGVCAYGLPADGVISPQRPGTERTPGYQQYDASVFKDFNITDSQRISFRVDASNVLNIASYGNPDGTAQDSASGTFGRISTTRSGPRMLQLSAKYSF
- a CDS encoding GH92 family glycosyl hydrolase, translated to MITRRRFLESAAVAATLAHMESRSMMALSQKAVAKDDVLQWVDPRIGTGGHGHCYPGASMPFGAVQLSPDTYNDGWDWSSGYHITDDSIMGFSHTHLSGTGVGDLLDFLVMAGTGKAKLVPGDRKNPEEGYRSRFTHSTEVTTPGYYSVMLDTYKIKAELTATERVGVHRYTFPKSDEAYLIVDLHHAHLTKRGTTVVSSEVELAGDTLQGGHVTNGWGNGRHAYFSMQFSKKPKKVEIFSDDQPVSGKKAEGVNLKAVLYFDTKANETIVVKTGISAVDTAGAAKNIAAEVKGFDFDGTRMMAAAAWRRQLGKVRASFIDETHRTIFYTSLYHMSLGPVLFDDVDGRYRAMDNTVKTLPAGERNYTTFSLWDTFRGAHPAYTIIEPERVPQFVNTLIRMGEESPAGAPVWPLWGRETECMTGFHCSSVIAEAQKKGFTADYKRAYAMLQKGRADDVQGMTWHKEHGYIPADLEGESVSKHVEFCYDDWAMANIASRLGMTAERDERLKMSKGYLNNWDASVGFLRPKLSNGEWTTPFDPIEMRHWEKWWDYTESNAWQTTFTVQCDPGGMIKMIGGNAPFVTKLDALFNQPSTLPSYAPPDIAGMVGQYAHGNEPSHHIAYLYVYAGAPHKTQSRVRSLIDTMYKAEPDGMQGNEDVGQMSAWYFLSALGFYPVDPVSGIYVLGSPVTTGATLDMGRGRVLKIEVQRANAADCYVKEFRLNGTVQDKAWFRHSDIANGGTLTFVMSATPNESLGTDVKAIPPSQEI